In the genome of Patescibacteria group bacterium, one region contains:
- a CDS encoding PrsW family intramembrane metalloprotease, translated as MAKIMIYLLYIFLGLAPSVIWLLFYLRKDAHPESNRMILKIFFYGMLAAIIAALIEIGISGALVIVGENWFKTFPFLFFALYHFLIIALVEECSKYLIVREKVINNPEFDEPVDTILYMIIIALGFAALENILVLFSGKGPLLFGEAIAITSFRFIGATFLHALCSGTLGYFLALSFFESKKRLKLIIKGVVIATLLHGLFNISIIGIEEGLTSQNSLLLTSSVISLVIILSGLAFFVSFGFRKLKKMASVCKIK; from the coding sequence ATGGCCAAAATCATGATTTATCTCCTCTACATCTTTCTTGGTTTAGCTCCCAGTGTTATCTGGCTTCTCTTTTACTTGCGAAAAGATGCTCATCCTGAATCAAACAGAATGATTTTAAAAATTTTCTTTTATGGAATGCTAGCAGCTATAATAGCTGCCCTGATAGAAATAGGAATTTCCGGAGCTTTAGTTATAGTTGGCGAAAACTGGTTTAAAACTTTCCCTTTTTTATTTTTTGCTTTATACCACTTCCTTATAATAGCTTTGGTGGAAGAGTGCTCTAAATATCTAATTGTTAGAGAAAAAGTAATAAATAATCCAGAATTTGATGAACCTGTAGATACTATACTTTATATGATTATTATAGCTTTAGGTTTTGCTGCTTTGGAGAATATCCTGGTTTTATTTTCCGGAAAAGGGCCTCTTCTTTTTGGTGAAGCCATAGCTATTACTTCTTTCCGTTTTATCGGAGCTACTTTTTTGCATGCTTTATGTTCCGGAACTCTGGGCTATTTTTTGGCTCTATCTTTTTTTGAATCTAAAAAACGGCTGAAATTAATTATCAAAGGAGTAGTAATTGCTACTCTCTTGCATGGTCTCTTCAATATTTCTATAATAGGAATTGAGGAAGGACTAACGAGTCAAAATTCTCTCTTATTAACTTCCTCAGTTATCTCTTTAGTTATTATTTTAAGCGGTCTTGCCTTTTTTGTTTCCTTCGGCTTTAGGAAACTTAAGAAAATGGCAAGTGTCTGCAAGATAAAATGA